GATCAGACTTTTTAATCAcgttagaaaataaaaaggtaaATTTCATTAAGTATTGACGCATATaaatgttttatacaatttattttatatatctttctttcctttttaatttcttttaataaaattaaggcATTTTAAAAAGAGCAAATAATTGTCACATGCTCTACaacgtatatatattttttattgggttaaaactttattatttgtatttattttttatgatttacaaATATATAGAGAGTAAATCCAACGTTATTAAGATCGAATGAACTCataagttattaattaatttttttggctatctgaaaaaagattaaaatataaacatcatgtgttaataattctttatcGCGCAAGACTTGTTCTACACAAAGATGGGGTTTGAtataacttaatatttttaattcaaagtattatatttgtattaaatataataattttaaaagaattaaaatttaaaattcataaattttaaatcttaattTCGTCGCAGGACCGCGATAAAAAGGGTGAAAAGAAAAAAGCTTTTATTGATTCATAATATTTGCTCATAACTCATGATTGTTATGATAGCTTCAACTAATGGTAAGCATGCCGATATTATTACTAATAATGTGTAATAACTTTAAACTCTCTATCGACGCCTTCTTATTCGAGTTTGTCATgttgaatttatttaaaacaatttataattttttgtgcGATTCACAAATTATTACATGTAAGTAATGAATTTAGGTAACGCACATTGAAAGAATAGCAACcgctatttttttattcataatttccaaaaaaataacttgaaagcccttcattttctaaaatatcaaattactTATATACTTGGCTAAATCTAGTCCACTTTCTacttatagatatatatatatatattcaaaaaaaattaactatgaAATTTATCGTTTATCGCTGGCTAATTAATTAGCGGCTATTATGGTGTAAAtccacaaaatcaaaaaataaaatgatttcaagaaaagtatattctattgttttttttatataatatactcTTTGTTAGCATAAAAAGTGGAAAGATTACAATCTTCCAAATCAAAtgatttgtgaaaaataaatcctTAGTTTACTTTAATTAACACAGCACATGATTAAGGGGAAAAAAAAGTGGAggggagaaaaagaaaatcttctttttattttttgctttttgggtatatatttaacttatatgatttaaacttaatatttttgacACAAAACATAGATATATAAACACGAAAAAATCATTAAGTTTggattgatataaaattttgaacctataaatttaaaaaatatgatattccaTCTGTACTAAAATCCTTAAAAGTTGAACTcgtcaaatataaaaatttcactACTAAAAACTAAGGGTTTTTTCATCACAAATCAATGAAAAAGTTTGTACtataaaacatgattttttcaCTCGTTTCTCAAACCAGTTCACTGGTTAAACACATGGTGGAAAACAGATTCTCACTTAAATGTCGAAAAACTTCCTcactactattttttttctcttttctcactgattcaattaaaatatttgtgaaaataACGACTCAACATTTTTGAGTGGACAATTTCAAATGCAAAAATAGTGAATTTTTTGATATTGTTTGGATGCCTATGACCTTccccttctataaatagagcttACATGTCAAATGCATTCATCACaacacacaacaacaacaacttaGTACTCTCATCACTTACCACACACACACATTAGATCATCCAAAATGACAATGAGGTTTGTGTCTATTTTTGCAATTGTACTTTTCTTGGTTTTTGTTCAAGAAACTAAGGTAACAAAAGCAAATGTGAGTTGCAATCCATTGCAACTAAGTGCATGTGCAAATGCCATAACATCATCAACAACTCCAAGTTCAATTTGTTGCTCaaagttgaaagaacaaaggCCATGTCTTTGCAAATACATGAAGGATCCAAGActtcaaaagatgatttcttcTCCTAATGCAAAGAAAGTTGCCACTACTTGTGGTTCCCCTTTCCCAAATTGCTAAGAAAAATTTATGTCCCATTTCTATATTATTAGCCTTTTAATATTGGCCTACGACGCGTTTATATGGAGTAACATGGTAAGACCAGTACTGAAAAGAGTCATATAGTCGACCCCTACTTGTTTGTAGTAGTTGTTTGTTGTCTTCTATAATTAGCCTTTCATGTCGAGCTAAGATGATTTTATATGGAGTAACATGGTCAGTGAGGAGTCATATAGTCAATCCGACTTGTTTGGGACTGAGACGCATGTAGTTGTTACATTTGTTGTTGTATTCTATAATTAGCTTTTATGTTTAAGATATTATGACTAAGATGTCTATTTTCTTGTTGTTGAAGAGTGTAATATATATCCTTAATGTTGTTCTTCAATTAGTAATATATTAATGTTGGAGTTAATTAtctttgaaaaatgttaattaatGTTGGTTGTTGTAATTCTAGTTTTCTTCAAGAAAAATGTGTTTGATCAAATAGTAAATGTGTTTTTTAATGATGTCTTCTATATGAATTATTTCATTATCTAACCAACTAATTAAAGTTACTTAACCCATGATTAATAGTACAAATTGCAATAATAGTTCAACATCAAGAAGGGCTAATTTCACATAACCCTCCACTTAGCTCGACTAATCTGAATTCGCATTATGTAGGCCTTATTAATGGGAAAGTGTTGCCTATCGGGAGTTCTCCATCCtccaaatttaaattcaaaatctctGATTAAGAGTAAAGATATCTTATCCCTCGAAAAATTAATACCCCTTCATGGTTAGATGAAATTGATTTTAGATAGACAATTACCATTTCCAAACCAAGCTAGGAATATAATTTGAGAAGACTTTAGCAAGAAATTGTATTTTGCTTTCGAATACTTATAAAAGTATTTTCCATCTAAAATTTGCCATTTTATACAACAAACACAAACATTACGAGGATTCATCATGAACTGACAAGTTTTATGCTAGTTATCCGTCTACCGCAACCTAAAGACCAGCAATGTGAGCAAGCTCATATAAACGGAGTTAAATTGAGTCGTTACATCTGAAACAAATATTTTAGCACTCAAAATCTACACAAAATAATGCAACattttatcaaaacaaaattgaaaaaataactaatctTTTCACACTCAATAAAGAAAGTGACACCATTCTTTTCATTTCATAGTTTGTTCACTTACATAGAATTACAAAATAAACTGCAGAAAATTGTACCCTTTTTCAAGTTCACTACCAAGAAAATCATAGAGATCATAATCTACAATAACCTCCTCACAAAAGCTATTACAGACACGATGTGGACGCGAATTGGTGCTTAATACGAATTTACTTAAATTCCTACGAGCTAcgttcatatataatatattatgtatgtaacTATGGATGGTAGAAAACCAAACCAAGAACTAGAACTCTTCATGTTTGAGTTCCTCATCGAAACATCTTGTTCGAATTGTAAATGCAACGGACCTTTTAGAAGAAACACGGATTCAGCCTTTTCTTTCAGTAGATTCGGTATAGTTAGATGCTGCCATTCCAAGTCCTTCGTTTTGGTGTTTTTGCCATCCACCGGTATCAGCCTTCGAGTGTATCCAGTAGTAGAAAATGGATccaatcattgataataacgtcAGGGCAGCGCCAGCAGCAAATACACCTTTTCGGAGGGTGGAACATGACAAGTTTTCAACTTGGAAAACCGCGCGATACTTTGTATGGTATGCATTCTTTGCTGATCCTGCCAATAAGCATGCTTCTGCTCCTAAAAAACTAACCCTGTTTGTCATTCAAAAGAGGAAGTAAGCAATAGATATATGTTGTTCTACTACCATCAGTTTCCATGGCTGCTTCAGACAGGGAGGTTAAGAACTGAAAAAGTAATTATCGTGACAACGACCTTAGACTATGGAGCCAAAAGGTAAAAAGAATGTGATAGAGAAGAGATGTGTATAAAGTAATGGAAGTATCTCTGAGAATTTTGCAAGTATTTTCACTCCCCTATCCCTTGCGCTAGCACTTGGCCGTAGATTCCCGGAGTAGTTTCTGTATAATCTTCAAATATCTGTTTGACCATCAAATTTGATCagatattcaaatatttcaagATTGCAAAACTAGCTCGACTAGTTTCGGGTTTTTAGGACTTCCACAACTTCAAATTCCAAAAATTACAACaccaaaaacataaattttcaaGTTTCGACTACAAAAACTATGGCCAAACGAGCGCGAAACATTTTCTTGGGAACAAAGTTGAATGTGTTCTTATTTCTTCATATGTTTATTTCACATGTCTTTGCCTATTGTTTGCATCTTAACTTACATCTTCATTATTTCAAGTAATGGATCATTAATCTCAATTTTGACATCTAAATATCACTTTATGTTCTTTTACATACGAGTGTTCATTAAATCTTTAGTTGCTTTTATCCACTACCGAGAACACCATGTTAACATCGAAACCAATGAGGATAGCTTCACGCACTAGCCAATTATCTAAACTAGATATCACCTATCATCACCACATTCAATAATCGCCATCAGAACCGTCCGTGTTTCTGCTAGGGCAGTGTCTATGCTAGTTGTCTAAAACAACTGTTTTACTTGTCTCTAAGTCTATTAAACAACAATATTACTACACCTTACTCCCAAAGGAAGTAGGGGCCGATGGTATGAATCAGTTCTGCTCTAATCAGGCCTAACTTATTTGTGCCAACTCCATCAAACTAGTGGTAGAATTTACTTGAGCCAAGGTTCTTTCGGAAACAGTTTCTATGTCTTCACAGGGTAGGGGTAAGGTGTGCGTACACGCCACTCTCCCACGCCACACTTGTGGTattacattgggtatgttgATGTTTTCATCTCTCTCCTAATTTAGAAACACTAACCGACAAAGGTGAAGCAATGTTTTAAAGCTTATGGGTTCGGAATTCTAAATTCTTTCAAGTTAATGGGTTCTAAGCTAAATAATTTGTACATATTTAACACATTTCTTcaggaaaaaaatacaaaatttggaCTAAAGCTATTGGATTTGGCCGAACCCACACGCTCCACACTAGCTCTACCCCTGCAAACTGATCACAAATGTATAGCAAACACTAAGCAGAAGTGGCTGAAAGTTACACATGTATACTTCCGAAAGGCAAAAAACTATCATCACAGATTGTTGAAGTTCCTTCTTTCAAATTCAGTTACAATATATATGGAAATCACTTTTCATGTTACTTCTTAATTAACTTGTGTATACATACATCATGAGATAACCAGACTAACTGTTTTACAAAAAACAAAACTCACCTCAGCAGAACTCCAATCtattttcattatctttatcTATTCAACCACTTATTTAGTGCCGGTAAGATTGGGCAAGTGGCAATTTAAAGATCCATTAAGGGTTTACACCTTGTTACACGTGTCACAGCTACTCACAAACAACTTAATGAATCAATTTACTCGGTGATGAAGACCTTTATAGCGTCATACTAAATTGTGATCGTACTTGTGCAATAGGTAAAGAAATGCTCAAAAccaatataacttttttttttatctcaaaaaagaaaagatattgGTTTTGAGCATTTCTTTACTTATTGCAGAAGTACGATCAAACCTTAATGCATGCTATACAGATCAGAATTTATCTAGTGGCACCATTTTGGCTCAAACAAATTGAATCTAAACCGTGAAAGGAAGGAAGGGGTACAGAACTTCATCAAATGGTGCAAACAGACAGTAAGAGTAAGGTGACCAATGGAACTCAGGAATACTTAGCACCCAACTACGGAGAAAAAGTTTAAACGGATTTTGTGCCTTTCAGACAACACAAAGTATACAAAAAGTTTAAACGGATTTTGTTAGTTCTCTTTTTCCATCTGTAAATTACAGTTGAAcctttttcattcttctttgtCACAAAATCATCCTCGGGCTTCTTCACCGATGAGTCTCCAATAAATCCAACATACGGTTACTCTATGGCAAGATTAAGTTTCAACAAGGAATGACGCCTTCTTTAGTTTATAAGTGCAGAAGTATCAATCTTAAACTAACAAATAACAATAAGCCAATCAACAAAAACAATCTCATTGCTTAAATAATGTGAGTATTTCGTAAACTCTAGGGGGTAAACGCACTACAACCAGACAAAGAATGTAAATAAACTTAAAGTAAGAGAGAACAGTAACTATGTTCTTACCAGGAgaagacaaaaaagaaaatggcaCAAGTAGTAGAACTGCCACCCATCATTCCTCTTCCAAAACACAAGCACTTGGTAATGCCGTTAACCAACGTTTGGCTAATCAGAAGTAAACCAAATGCCGCCAATCCATAGGCTGTAGAAGCATCCGTTCCATATACACAGTACGCCCGTTCATCATACTCATCCGGTACAACTTTCGCCTTCACAAACACAAAACAACATTCAAAACTCCATCTTTGACTACCAAAAAGAACCCCATAAAAAGGAAACTAACTACAGAGAAACAACAATTACTACTAGTACTACGCCTCAATCCCAActcaaacaacaacaacaattaattTGCCTCAAATTCCAAGCAAGTTGGGGTTGGCTATGTGATCCTTACCAATCATCCAACTATAttcaaaaacccaaaagaaGTTCAAATCTTAACTATACCCCTGAAAACAGAACACCAAAAACATTTGATCCTCAACTAgactcattagcaacaacaacaacatacctctGCAATCCAAGTATGGGGAGAGTAGAGCTATGTTTGCTTAAACTCTTCATAAATGCCAATGGTGCGTGTCAGATCCTTCCaaagtagtgcatttttggaGGATACAACATGGTGCGGCAACATTTATGTAGAGTACGAGCAACATAGGAGTAGAATATACGCAGACTTTACTCCCCTACCTTAGAAGGTAGAGAGGTGGTCTCCAACAGACCCTTGGCTCAAGGAAGACTCATTAGCAAATAAAACCAAAAACTCAATCTTTACAACACCAAAAAGTTCAATTTTACTATTCAACACCATCCAGGAATACCAAACACCCCAAAGAAACAAATCAATCCTTAGCTACACAAGAAACCAAAAACATCCAACACAGTCCAAGCTTTAAACTACAAACAGAGACAAAATAACACATTTAACACAAAAAGTCAGTCTTTTACCTATATCCAAAAACTAAGAACCAAAAAAACTATCTTTAACTATACCCAGAAACACCaaacacccaaaaaaaaaaaatcaatctttaGCAACACAGGAAACCAAAAACATCCATGAAGATCCAATCTTTAACTATACCCAGAAACAAAAAACACCCAAAAATCCAATCTTTAACAACAGAAGAAACCACAAACATCCAACACAATCCCAATCTTTAACCAAACACTGCAACAAAAACACAccaacacacacacaaaaaaaacaatctttACCTATCTCCAAGAAACAAACAACCAAAAAATCCAATCTTTAACCATACCCAGAatcaaaaaaagcaaaaaaaaaaaaataacatagaaAATATAAGATAAGCTCAAAAGGGTACCGTGCTACGACGTCGTTCAGCACCGACAGCAAGAACAAAAGCAATGAGATGAAGTGCAATAACAATCACAAGAACAGGAATAGAAACCGCCATTACTGACCACACTGCAAAAACCAACTTCTCAAATTCActatacttatttttttgtaagtGGGAAGCTTTTACTTTACTTTTATTCGAATATATTTAGCACTTAGCAGCTGCTTTTTTCAAGCTTTGTGATACTATAACAAGTGTATATCACTTTTGTTactttatgagaaaaaaatgatacagTACACAAGTGAAAATGATTCATCAAATATAGTGTTTTTGGAAAGGTAGGGTCCTCCTCCTACTTTGTCTGTAGTATCATTGTGCAAATTTTCCGAATTAAATTATTTCGAGATTATAATTCACGATGGAAAGGTTGAATACTATCTAACggaaaaaaactaaatatatcGTCAATACTTTAGTTCAGAAATGCATTTAACTATgcaaaaggaataaaaaatattatccgTTTATAGCTTGTTCCAAAAATGGCCTTGAGAGGTCATATTTTGGTACAAAAATGTCCTTATTGTTATTTAATAGGTCAGATATATTCATTTTCTAAATgaatgtattatttattttctttaacacgttctttttctactttttaaATTAGCAAATATATATCTTACTTcaattcatgaaaatatttcttcttttaatatcattattttttatcgttATATAACTATAAAATATGATAGATATATTATGatcttataaatatatattacgtATATTACTAGTTGAAAGGGTACatgacattattttattttcattgataATGATCTttaatagtattttaattagaatttgaaggtgtgtttaaaaataaaaaataatatatttattcaaaaaaagatatttttgatcTATTTTATAACTATAGGAACATATATGTACCAAAATATtacctataataatttttttttaaccaaaatatTGACAGTGTAAATATTTTTGACCCTATTCCTTTGAATAAATGGTGTATTTAGTATTAAATTTagataaaatatatactttcattagttagaaatttgaaacataaatttattttaaatttaattttgtatatttcataattttattttatttttaagcaaAGAAAGTGAAAGAGAACAAATGTAAAGCTGGAGTTTGGGTGGCTGTCGGTTTTACGGTTGTTCTTCACCGCCTTTtctgcattattttttttttttttctgcattatttttgtgattccatatttaaaatattatcaaaaaataaattttttaaaaaatatttttatttatcgagcatgaaaattagaaaatatttttattcgtaCCAACGCTTTCTATGTTAGTAATATTAGTATATTCCCCTTATTGCAATTTATGCGATGCACTTCTTATgataatttgactttaaaatatttttatatttaggaataatttaaattttaaatttattattgctcatatatatatttatggataaattttaggaatcagatagttttaatatgaaattacaatatatctttctttagttttgtaattacattaataccttaaaaagtaacacaaatgggatacattaatatgtagctcgaatACATCAAAGAGTATCGCatatacattataatataaattggATGCATAATATttagctcggatacattaaaaactagctcggatatattataaaataaatcatatacataatatgtagcttgGATACATTGATATCGGCTTAGATATATTAATACGTAACTcgaatatataaaagaaataagataTTTTAGAGTTTTTAGAAATAGAAGGGGATATAGCaaatatgtatgtgtgtgtgtgtgtgtgtatatatatatatatatatatatatatatatatatatatatatatatgagactgcatttcaataatttttttcaacctATATTTATTAGggaaattttcacatatagccacttagaaataattatttactctctatagttatagtttgatcGTCACTATTTATAGCTACATGTTATTTGGAGGAGAGAGGGGAGCGAGactgtgagagagagagaggagagagggggGAGGggaagagtgggagaaaggtgaattgtatatgtatattggttttaattgtatattatacatatggatttgtatatatggcaagagagattgggaaaggaggagagagacgatcgagactAGAATAGAGAGGAGAGAGTAGAGTGAGATCGATagaggcgagtgagagagggcagagagtgggagagaggtgaattatataactgtatataactgtatattatacatatacatttgtataaatgacaagcgagattgggagagagaggaggtAGGAGAGCAAGAGAGGGAatagagtgggagagaggtgattgtatatgtatataggttaaaaaattgtatattatacatatttatttgtatattctggcgaattatacatatacaaacattactaatcatacaaactcgaagtcagcccacataattaatgtataatattagtcacgaatgataattataacaaactatagctataatgAGTAATTAGATAATATAAGTTTGCTTATCTGCGTAATTTTCCCTATTTACTATATGGTGGATCGAAGAAAGCCCAATCTTCTTATTGGGTTGTTTAGTTGATGGCCCAATAGCTTAGCCGTTAGCCAACCTCTGT
This DNA window, taken from Solanum lycopersicum chromosome 5, SLM_r2.1, encodes the following:
- the LOC101245056 gene encoding uncharacterized protein — translated: MAVSIPVLVIVIALHLIAFVLAVGAERRRSTAKVVPDEYDERAYCVYGTDASTAYGLAAFGLLLISQTLVNGITKCLCFGRGMMGGSSTTCAIFFFVFSWVSFLGAEACLLAGSAKNAYHTKYRAVFQVENLSCSTLRKGVFAAGAALTLLSMIGSIFYYWIHSKADTGGWQKHQNEGLGMAASNYTESTERKG